In a single window of the Agrobacterium fabrum str. C58 genome:
- a CDS encoding HD domain-containing protein, translated as MIAAEAFAPHAALAQDLIPHAADTGDGSHDLAHIHRVFRNAMRIHAGEGGDGNVLAASVLLHDCVAVEKNSPLRAQASRLAAEKASGILAGLGWQKQDIDAAAHAITTHSFSANIEPQTLEAKILQDADRLDAIGMVGAARCFYIAGRMGSALYDPADPLAKERPLDDRAFAIDHFETKLFKLADGFRTETGRQMAKARHERLKQVLDLFLDEI; from the coding sequence ATGATCGCGGCCGAGGCTTTCGCACCCCATGCGGCGCTTGCGCAGGACCTGATACCGCACGCCGCCGATACCGGCGACGGCTCGCACGACCTTGCCCATATTCACCGCGTCTTCCGCAACGCCATGCGCATCCATGCGGGCGAAGGCGGCGATGGCAATGTGCTGGCGGCAAGCGTGCTGCTGCATGATTGCGTGGCGGTGGAGAAGAACTCGCCCTTGCGGGCACAGGCCTCAAGGCTTGCGGCGGAAAAAGCATCAGGCATTCTGGCGGGGCTCGGCTGGCAGAAGCAGGATATCGATGCCGCCGCGCATGCCATCACCACCCACAGCTTTTCCGCCAATATCGAGCCGCAGACACTGGAGGCAAAAATCCTTCAGGATGCCGACCGGCTGGATGCCATCGGCATGGTGGGGGCGGCCCGCTGCTTTTATATTGCCGGGCGCATGGGCTCGGCGCTTTACGATCCGGCCGATCCGCTGGCGAAGGAGCGACCGCTTGATGATCGCGCCTTTGCCATCGACCATTTCGAAACCAAGCTATTCAAACTGGCCGATGGCTTCCGCACCGAAACCGGGCGGCAGATGGCCAAAGCCCGCCATGAGCGGCTGAAACAGGTGCTCGACCTGTTTCTCGACGAGATTTGA